DNA sequence from the Chroococcidiopsis sp. TS-821 genome:
ATTGGGACGTTCAACTTTTTCATGAAATAAAGCACTCAGTTGATTCATGGGGCTTAAAACATTTTCATATCCTTCTACCCAACTGATATGATTTGTCCAAGAAGCTCCATCAATATGAAAGTTTGGATTAGCTTGTTTAACTTTTGCGATCGCATCGGCTACAGCGTCAGGAGTACATTCATCTTGCACTCTTTGCCAAATTTGATATTGCCCTGCGGCTTGACACGTTGGATAATCTTCAAATCGGCACCCAGCAGCTTCAATCAATTCTAAATATTCTGTGCCTGTTAATCCCACAACACGACGATCTTGCTCGTACCATACTTTCTTAAATGCTGGGGGAAATTCATTCATCATCACGCCGCCATTTTCACCATCTGCGATTTGCGTCACTAAAGGTGGTATAGAAACAGCACCAAGATTTTGTCGAGATAGTGTTTTTGCTTCGTAGTACGGTTGCATTTGCCCGACAAGTTTTGTATCAGAACCCTGAGTTTTAATTAATGCTGTTATACTCAAAGTTTCTCCCGTAGAATTACGGGCAATTAAACGATGCGGAAGATGTTTAAATTGCAGTGGTGCTCCTGTTAATGTTTCTACGGTATGCTCTTGAACGATGAGCCATCGATAGCCACACTCAAGTAAGGCTTTAATGAATTGATACAGCGTATCAGGGTGGTTTGGCAAGTGCATTTCAGGAGGCGAAAAACCTTTCACCCGCGCTAAAGCTTCCCAACCAAAAATTGCCGCGAAATGATGTTGCCATGCTTGAATGTGTAATTTAATATCTGGAATTGGAGTTGAAGGCACAACCGCGTGACTCCACATTGTTCCCAGCCATTCGACATACGGTTGGTAAGTGCGATCGCACGTAATGCGTTTGAGATTTTCCAAAATATCGCCGCGCCCCATTTGTTGCAAGCCCCACAACAAATTGCCAGAGTAGTCTAACATCACGCGCGGATTATACCCTTGACTCACTAACTCAGGGATAAAATCAGCCATCCGGCTATAGCAATAGCTAAAAGGACCTGCATTATGATTATCGCCTTCGTGCGGATGTTCAAACATATATTGCAGATTGCTGATTAAAGCACCATTAACACCCGCAGGAATTGTCGGCTGATGCATGTGAAGCGCGATCGCAAAACCAGCGGTGATGTCTTCTAGCCGAATGTTCGTTGTTGGTAGAAAGATCGGTTCTTGGTGCTGTACTACCGATGCAACTTCAGTTTCCCAACCCGAAATATTTGGCAATCCATCAATAATTTCTGGGAGTTGTGGTAAGTTAATCAATTGAGTGCTAGTCATAATGACCAAAAAGCTAAGTTCAACTAAACTACTAACTTTTCTTTGTCAATGCAAGTTTTAAATTCTCAGCAATAGCGATTCTAAAAGCCATTTGCTTTCGTTAACTCTATACAGCTAACAACGCTTTGATGATCGACAAAACAGCTAAGACTCAATACCCAATTGACGACCTGCTGCGACGGCGTTGGAGTCCGTTAGCATTTTCCGCGCGGATGGTTGAACCTGACAAGCTGCGCACTGTTCTAGAAGCCGCAAGCTGGGCAGCATCTTCTTTTAACGAGCAACCGTGGAGTTTTATCGTTGCAACTTCAGATAACAAGGTTGAATTTGAACGCTTGCTGAGTATTCTCGCCCAAGGAAACCAAGAGTGGGCACAGTATGTCCCAGTATTAATGCTGAGTGTAGCAAAATTGCATTTCGAGCGCAATGGCAACGAGAATCGCCATGCTTTTCACGATGTTGGTGCAGCGGCTGCAACCTTAGCTATCCAAGCGACTGCACTAGGATTATTTATTCACCAAATGGCAGGATTTGACGTTGCTAAAGCAAAGGAGATTTACGGTATTCCTGAAGGGTACGAACCAGTAGCCGCGATCGCATTAGGTTATCTCGGAGATCCACAAACTTTGTCAGATAAATTGCAGCAACGAGAAATGTCACCGCGCACTCGTAAGCCGCTAGAAACTTTTGTTTTCTCTGGTGGCTGGAACCAGCCTTCACCCCTAGTTAACCGTTCGTAATCGGTAAAATCTGCGGTGCATCGACACTGCGATCGCGCATCGTCGTCGGTAATTCTTGATGATAAACGCCTGAAGGCAATACCCCACAGCCACCATAACGTGCCATGACTCGTAGTTGTGCGAGTACATCTTCGCCACAAGCTTGTGTTGGTAATTCTTGCCAAAAACGAAAACCGCCGACATCAAGTAGTTTTAATCTGTCATACAAAACGCACCCTGCAATCCAAGCAACGCGATATTTGCGCGGGCGATCGCACGTAATATGCAAGCGTTGTTGAATGTGATATAAATTAGCAGCATTATGCAGTTTCCAGCGTTCCCAAGCAGGAGTATTTGGTTTTACTAATTCTGGTGTTACAGGAGTATCCCAAAATTCAATTTGCTGTTCGTGCAAGCGAATATCGTGAAGAAAGCTAAGCC
Encoded proteins:
- a CDS encoding glycosyltransferase family A protein; this encodes MIDILIPTYNRPAALAVTLTSLCAQTYRDFRIIISDQTEDRDAIQTKEVQAVVRVLESHGHQIIVYKNLPRRGIAQQRQFLLEKATSPYVLYLDDDVICESYVVHNLLVAIAAEKCGFVGNAFIGLSFLHDIRLHEQQIEFWDTPVTPELVKPNTPAWERWKLHNAANLYHIQQRLHITCDRPRKYRVAWIAGCVLYDRLKLLDVGGFRFWQELPTQACGEDVLAQLRVMARYGGCGVLPSGVYHQELPTTMRDRSVDAPQILPITNG
- a CDS encoding nitroreductase family protein — protein: MIDKTAKTQYPIDDLLRRRWSPLAFSARMVEPDKLRTVLEAASWAASSFNEQPWSFIVATSDNKVEFERLLSILAQGNQEWAQYVPVLMLSVAKLHFERNGNENRHAFHDVGAAAATLAIQATALGLFIHQMAGFDVAKAKEIYGIPEGYEPVAAIALGYLGDPQTLSDKLQQREMSPRTRKPLETFVFSGGWNQPSPLVNRS
- a CDS encoding glycosyl hydrolase family 57; protein product: MTSTQLINLPQLPEIIDGLPNISGWETEVASVVQHQEPIFLPTTNIRLEDITAGFAIALHMHQPTIPAGVNGALISNLQYMFEHPHEGDNHNAGPFSYCYSRMADFIPELVSQGYNPRVMLDYSGNLLWGLQQMGRGDILENLKRITCDRTYQPYVEWLGTMWSHAVVPSTPIPDIKLHIQAWQHHFAAIFGWEALARVKGFSPPEMHLPNHPDTLYQFIKALLECGYRWLIVQEHTVETLTGAPLQFKHLPHRLIARNSTGETLSITALIKTQGSDTKLVGQMQPYYEAKTLSRQNLGAVSIPPLVTQIADGENGGVMMNEFPPAFKKVWYEQDRRVVGLTGTEYLELIEAAGCRFEDYPTCQAAGQYQIWQRVQDECTPDAVADAIAKVKQANPNFHIDGASWTNHISWVEGYENVLSPMNQLSALFHEKVERPNVDTKQPQYRQALLYNLLLQTSCFRYWGQGVWTDYAQTIFNQGTTAINANFVVASA